Proteins encoded within one genomic window of Aspergillus nidulans FGSC A4 chromosome VII:
- a CDS encoding putative pre-mRNA splicing factor (transcript_id=CADANIAT00008085) — translation MMHPARQAYVEEAEEMDTGINLADLPVDRDYVIPSSAAGIPAEKASAIISQFERKRRAAAMAVPTDDTRVRARLRELGEPITLFGEGPADRRDRLRELLTDIAEKQEAAAAEDIEMAEAGGEEDEGEQQEEFYTEGSDELLKARKAIARFSLPRAKARVARQREESTIPLRTHIKHRKAIKEKLHNFDLYGSQIAGDRPVSICRFAPDGQTIATGNWGGGIRLLGVPNLEEKLSVKGHTDRVGGLSWFPGATLPESNVSESAVNFVSGGGEGNVCLWSLDKDQPLATLEGHSGRVCRTEFHPSGKYIASASYDTTWRLWDVETTAELQLQEGHSREVYTVAFNNDGSLLASGGLDSIGRVWDLRTGRTVMILEGHIREIFGLDWGVDGYRVLSGSGDGWVKCWDLRQVKNTGGIGAHKSVVSDVRWYKGSESASFLPTTEGQPGRMDVDGATAPVQPRKSGTFFVSSGFDKNVNIFSADDWSLIKTLSGHSGNVLSADISNNAQWIASCGHDRTVKLWGIE, via the exons GAGATGGATACGGGCATCAATCTAGCTGATTTGC CTGTTGACCGCGACTATGTGATACCCTCGTCCGCGGCCGGTATTCCGGCAGAGAAAGCATCTGCGATTATTTCCCAGTTTGAACGCAAACGAAGAgccgctgccatggcagTACCGACGGATGATACTCGAGTCCGCGCACGATTGCGAGAGCTTGGAGAGCCCATCACACTATTCGGAGAAGGGCCAGCGGACAGGCGAGATCGACTGCGAGAGCTGTTGACGGACATCGCAGAGAAGCAGgaagcggcggcagcggagGATATCGAAATGGCGGAGGcgggaggagaggaggacgaaggaGAGCAGCAAGAGGAGTTTTACACAGAAGGCTCCGATGAGCTTTTGAAGGCACGAAAAGCAATTGCGCGGTTTTCCCTGCCGCGCGCTAAAGCCCGCGTTGCGCGACAACGAGAGGAATCGACGATACCGCTGCGAACACACATCAAGCATCGCAAGGCGATCAAGGAAAAGTTACATAACTTCGATCTCTACGGGTCTCAGATTGCGGGCGATCGGCCCGTCAGTATTTGTCGGTTCGCGCCGGACGGACAGACAATTGCGACTGGTAACTGGGGTGGTGGTATCCGATTGCTGGGCGTGCcgaatctggaagagaagctttCAGTCAAAGGTCATACTGACCGAGTGGGTGGTTTGTCTTGGTTCCCCGGAGCTACGCTACCTGAGTCGAACGTATCTGAGTCAGCTGTCAATTTCGTGTCCGGAGGCGGGGAGGGTAATGTGTGCTTATGGTCTCTTGATAAGGATCAACCACTTGCTACACTTGAAGGCCATTCCGGCCGGGTGTGCCGAACAGAGTTCCACCCGTCGGGGAAATACATCGCATCAGCATCTTATGATACAACGTGGCGACTATGGGATGTTGAGACAACGGCGGAGCTACAGCTACAGGAAGGCCATTCACGGGAAGTCTATACTGTCGCATTCAACAATGACGGTTCTCTCCTGGCGAGCGGTGGTCTGGACAGTATTGGACGCGTCTGGGACCTCCGAACGGGCCGCACTGTCATGATCTTGGAGGGACATATCAGGGAGATTTTCGGCCTAGACTGGGGAGTAGATGGGTACCGAGTGCTTTCCGGGTCCGGTGACGGCTGGGTCAAGTGCTGGGACCTGCGTCAGGTGAAGAATACAGGCGGAATTGGAGCACACAAGAGCGTCGTTTCAGATGTTCGATGGTACAAGGGATCGGAGTCTGCGTCCTTTTTGCCCACTACAGAAGGACAGCCCGGGCGGATGGACGTTGACGGCGCCACGGCTCCAGTACAGCCCAGGAAATCGGGAACGTTCTTTGTTAGCAGTGGCTTTGACAAGAACGTAAATATTTTCAGCGCAGATGACTGGTCGCTTATCAAGACATTGAGCGGCCACTCTGGGAATGTGCTGAGCGCTGATATTAGCAACAACGCGCAGTGGATCGCGAGCTGTGGACATGACCGTACAGTGAAGCTTTGGGGCATTGAATAG
- a CDS encoding J-type chaperone JAC1 (transcript_id=CADANIAT00008086) has protein sequence MATSLRAQRAFQRLTVSSTVQSQARPIHTTTRKLSTPTACFLCRLRPSRPNRRTSAIFPSALFAQRTFTSTPSTLNSASSETLPVPNAPDTTNYYTIFPQTLPNGPPPSSPFTIDVQALRREFFSLQNTLHPDKYPPGPTKTAAESLSAIINEAYRTLSDPLLRAQYLLREFHGIDVTAEDGSGAGAQPLDPELLMEVMDVQEAIEEVGEGQEAVEKIAVMKKENDERVKGCVQALAEAFDKGDVEGARGECVRLKFWVSVADGLREWEPGMGGIRLIH, from the coding sequence ATGGCGACATCTCTCCGCGCTCAGAGAGCGTTTCAACGACTCACAGTCTCGTCTACAGTGCAGTCTCAAGCACGTCCAATCCACACGACAACCCGCAAGCTATCAACGCCGACAGCCTGCTTCCTCTGTCGGCTTCGACCATCGAGACCTAACAGGAGAACAAGCGCCATTTTCCCGTCTGCATTGTTTGCGCAACGTACCTTCACAAGCACGCCTTCTACGTTAAACTCGGCATCATCGGAAACATTGCCAGTCCCCAACGCCCCAGACACAACAAATTACTACACAATCTTTCCGCAAACGCTTCCCAACGGCCCGCCCCCGTCAAGCCCCTTCACGATCGACGTCCAGGCCTTGCGCCGGGAATTTTTCTCCCTACAGAATACCCTGCATCCTGACAAATATCCACCGGGCCCAACCAAGACAGCTGCTGAGTCGCTCTCCGCCATCATAAATGAAGCGTACCGCACGCTTTCAGACCCTCTCCTTCGCGCCCAGTACCTCCTGCGCGAGTTCCATGGTATTGACGTCACGGCGGAGGATGGCTCGGGGGCTGGTGCGCAGCCGCTGGACCCCGAGCTTCTGATGGAGGTCATGGATGTGCAGGAGgcgattgaggaggttggggaagggcaagaagcagTGGAGAAAATCgcggtgatgaagaaggagaacgaTGAGCGGGTGAAGGGATGTGTGCAGGCGTTGGCAGAGGCATTTGATAAAGGGGATGTGGAGGGAGCTAGGGGAGAGTGTGTGCGCTTAAAGTTTTGGGTTAGTGTTGCAGATGGATTGAGGGAGTGGGAGCCTGGGATGGGCGGGATTCGGTTGATTCACTGA
- a CDS encoding uncharacterized protein (transcript_id=CADANIAT00008087), which translates to MEPSGLARHVSKPLDHLINSGKTRESKHQIAILEDEDVETFVAFCEYAYTGNYAVPPPGSRENEIEPVSINHALNGAYPDTGSTSPAASWEKSPPKPKVPSEACPGNPDDSNDRDGVGDGDVEPRRDPSQQSSSKDRHVYHSTKSEYTAQNPVATPHDSDNSPAPWAEDPPTRGRRRRRGKKDQQGVTQDATSKLTPPCTPPGAAQVEPDMPAAEPSEEFPVLPGAEQSTSQSPERPGRTLSNGANGSGFGGIRNQREESLTKSRVRPVIDTSFANQQFSPRHEKGTTNLWEEFTGIDDSGFRPSFRTRSPNPPAGITLPYLIFHAKLYVFATRYLIPGLAHLCLQKLHYDLLNLAFPDPDPENQYEEQLVLTTTKARMIVDLLNYTYTKTTRLEPITPSSATQLRDNELRRLVVHYAACKVRDLAVYCPPVEPIAGAAFYPEQPSARGFRALLDTLPELASDLIYRMI; encoded by the exons ATGGAGCCA TCGGGCCTTGCCCGCCATGTCTCCAAGCCTCTAGATCACCTCATCAATAGTGGCAAGACGCGGGAATCCAAGCATCAGATCGCCATcttggaagacgaagatgtTGAGACCTTTGTCGCATTCTGCGAGTATGCGTACACCGGCAACTATGCCGTGCCACCGCCTGGATCTCGAGAAAACGAAATAGAGCCAGTCTCTATCAATCATGCGCTCAACGGCGCCTACCCGGACACTGGTAGCACCTCGCCGGCAGCGAGCTGGGAGAAGTCGCCTCCAAAGCCAAAAGTCCCAAGCGAGGCATGCCCGGGTAATCCTGATGACAGCAATGATAgagatggagttggtgaCGGTGACGTGGAGCCGCGCAGAGATCCCAGCCAGCAGTCAAGTTCCAAAGACAGGCACGTGTACCACTCGACAAAATCTGAGTATACAGCCCAGAACCCAGTCGCTACACCTCACGACTCTGATAATTCGCCTGCCCCGTGGGCGGAAGATCCCCCAACTCGAGGTAGAAGACGCCGCAGGGGAAAGAAAGATCAGCAAGGGGTCACTCAAGACGCGACCTCCAAGCTCACCCCGCCTTGCACGCCCCCCGGCGCCGCACAAGTCGAGCCTGATATGCCGGCTGCAGAACCTAGTGAAGAGTTCCCGGTCTTGCCCGGTGCTGAACAATCCACCTCACAGTCGCCGGAGCGTCCGGGCCGAACTCTTAGCAACGGCGCGAATGGAAGTGGATTTGGAGGCATCAGGAATCAGAGGGAGGAGAGTTTGACCAAAAGCCGAGTGCGGCCAGTCATAGATACGTCTTTCGCCAATCAGCAGTTCTCTCCTCGCCACGAGAAAGGAACAACAAACCTGTGGGAGGAGTTCACTGGCATCGATGACAGCGGTTTTCGTCCGTCCTTCAGAACAAGATCCCCAAACCCACCTGCTGGGATTACATTGCCCTATCTGATATTCCACGCTAAGTTGTACGTCTTTGCCACACGCTACCTGATCCCGGGTCTCGCCCATCTGTGTCTGCAAAAACTCCATTACGACCTTCTAAATCTGGCGTTTCCAGACCCAGACCCCGAGAATCAGTATGAGGAGCAGCTCGTTCTGACCACTACCAAGGCTCGGATGATCGTCGATCTCCTCAACTACACCTATACGAAAACCACCCGTTTAGAGCCGATAACGCCCTCGTCGGCAACCCAGCTTCGGGATAACGAGCTGCGGAGACTCGTTGTGCATTATGCTGCTTGCAAAGTGCGAGACCTTGCAGTGTATTGTCCCCCAGTGGAGCCCATTGCAGGTGCTGCGTTCTATCCAGAACAACCATCTGCTCGTGGCTTTCGGGCTCTTCTGGATACTCTTCCGGAGCTTGCTTCGGATTTGATATACCGCATGATATAG
- a CDS encoding uncharacterized protein (transcript_id=CADANIAT00008088), which yields MAPVCSASRLGDYGSVPSSTRQPAKTEIDNASSTGSSTAKLCGTDPGAWAVATENETGGKEPSETIGDDWSSGYTLRTEHRARFNSQQPLTNPMRHNAPLIRPIDFLGLWPEPDLRTRLVT from the exons ATGGCACCCGTTTGTTCGGCCTCCCGTCTCGGCGACTACGGCTCAGTTCCCAGTTCCACCCGGCAACCGGCCAAAACGGAGATCGACAACGCATCATCGACCGGCAGCTCCACTGCCAAGCTTTGTGGCACGGATCCTGGCGCCTGGGCAGTGGCCACCGAAAATGAGACGGGCGGCAAAGAACCTTCGGAAACAATAGGGGATGACTGGAGCTCCGGATATACCCTGAGGACCGAACACAGAGCACGTTTCAACTCTCAACAACCACTCACCAATCCAATGCGGCATAACGCTCCGTTAATAAGACCTATAGACTTTTTGGGACTTTGGCCCGAGCCAGACCTCAGAACCCGTTTG GTCACTTGA